One Halichondria panicea chromosome 3, odHalPani1.1, whole genome shotgun sequence genomic region harbors:
- the LOC135334270 gene encoding probable serine/threonine-protein kinase drkD translates to MAVNPQAFEQFTLRQIRITENEFGHGSYAVVMELEYRGLKCAGKKLYRVLYETGIGHAARRYLEECHLLSQTRHPNIVQFLGVCFEEGSQFPILVMEFLPTNLTSCLERYGILPDEINFSILHDVSLGLVYLHGQTPVIVHRDLSANNVLLSTNMTAKISDLGVARILSLTPLQVSRMTETPGTPAYMPPEVMVANPHYNTSVDVFSFGIMMIHTFTAEWPLPSIGPTRIDPANPDRLIPVTEAERREEFLRKISPDHPLMDLIMRCLSNNPQRRPRAAEIVGRMVGVVLEHPPSFENRVEMLQRVSALLTEKRELEEEVVRKDSAIQEKAGENEALAEEKRRQDEESENTVERMQLVHSVEMNQLVTEHSVEIEDLRVELEQQIAYKDSMLASKNTSLQKNKTTIQSLNDQLTKTRDYLTSKPQSLQVQLSYSQCSEAPVMYCGHAVTINGKVYYSGGACDDDEDDEYRVHCYDPPQDVWSTMPILPVRYFGLGEVKGELVAVGGRDSSDSRSNVVHVFNEGRNWKRTIPPMPTAKSSPAVVSLQTHLVVAGGLLVSGGYTDNVEIYNISTSQWSEIDRLPYACAFQRGIVYNNTVYLMGGFDRKNLNKVLAAQVDKLISADRQEDGSANKADSVWNTISNTPSCRPSPVTISDTLCAVGGVDSEYKATQRIYAYSSSMDSWLYVGDLPSPIALAATVSLSLTECFVIGGWNKEGQSTLYKIRITANIS, encoded by the exons ATGGCTGTAAATCCACAAGCTTTCGAGCAGTTCACTCTGAGACAAATTCGCATCACTGAGAATGAGTTTGGACATGGCTCCTAcgctgttgtcatggagctAGAGTATCGAGGACTGAAATGTGCCGGCAAGAAGCTTTACCGAGTTCTCTACGAGACTGGAATCgggcatgcagcacgaaggtatctggaggagtgtcacctgctcagtcaaactaggcaccccaacattgtccagtttctgggagtctgttttgaggaaggctctcagttccccatcctagtcatggagttcctccccaccaacttgaccagctgtctcgagcgctacggtattctccccgatgagatcaacttctccatcctccatgacgtctcactgggcctggtctacctccatggccaaacaccagttattgtgcacagagacctcTCAGCCAACAATGTCCTCTTGTCCACCAACATGACAGCCAAGATATCCGATCTGGGGGTTGCTCGAATATTGAGCCTCACCCCCCTTCAAGTGAGTCGAATGACGGAGACCCCTGGCACCCCAGCGTACATGCCCCCCGAAGTGATGGTTGCCAACCCCCACTACAACACCAGTGTGGATGTGTTCTCCTTTGGGATCATGATGATTCACACTTTCACAGCAGAGTGGCCACTACCAAGTATCGGCCCCACCAGAATCGATCCTGCTAATCCTGACAGACTGATACCAGTAACGGAAGCTGAACGACGTGAAGAGTTTCTTCGAAAGATTTccccagaccaccctctgatggacctcatcatgcgctgtctcagcaacaaccctcagcgaaggcctagagcagcggagatagtgggtcggatggtgggtgtggtacttgaacaccctccctcctttgagaacagagtggagatgctccagcgagtgagtgccctactgacagagaagagggagcttgaggaggaggtTGTGAGGAAGGACTCAGCTATCCAGGAGAAAGCAGGAGAGAACGAGGCACTGGCGGAGGAGAAAAGACGACAAGATGAAGAAAGTGAAAACACTGTCGAGCGTATGCAGTTGGTGCACTCTGTGGAAATGAATCAACTTGTAACTGAACATAGTGTAGAGATAGAGGATCTCAGAGTTGAATTGGAGCAACAAATTGCATACAAAGATTCCATGCTTGCCTCCAAGAATACTTCCCTTCAGAAGAATAAAACCACCATTCAGAGTTTAAACGATCAGCTCACCAAAACCAGAGACTACCTGACCAGCAAACCACAG TCCCTGCAGGTCCAGTTGTCCTACAGTCAGTGCTCTGAGGCTCCAGTTATGTATTGTGGACACGCGGTAACCATCAATGGCAAGGTCTACTATAGTGGAGGAGCCTGTGATGACGATGAGGATGACGAGTACCGTGTCCACTGTTACGATCCGCCACAAGACGTCTGGTCAACTATGCCCATACTTCCCGTACGCTATTTTGGTCtaggagaggtcaaaggtgaactgGTAGCAGTTGGTGGTAGGGATTCTTCCGACTCTAGATCTAACGTGGTACATGTGTTTAACGAAGGAAGGAACTGGAAACGGACGATCCCACCCATGCCCACAGCAAAGAGTTCACCAGCAGTTGTTAGTCTCCAAACACATCTGGTCGTAGCAGGAGGTCTGTTGGTCTCTGGTGGCTACACTGATAATGTTGAGATCTACAATATCAGCACCTCCCAGTGGAGCGAGATAGACAGACTACCGTATGCTTGTGCTTTTCAAAGAGGAATTGTctacaacaacacagtgtacctaATGGGGGGATTTGACCGCAAGAATCTCAACAAGGTATTAGCTGCTCAAGTCGACAAGCTCATCTCAGCAGACCGACAGGAGGATGGGAGTGCCAACAAAGCCGACTCTGTCTGGAATACAATATCCAACACACCGTCTTGCCGGCCCTCCCCTGTAACGATATCTGACACCCTCTGTGCTGTTGGTGGAGTGGATAGTGAATATAAAGCCACTCAAAGGATCTACGCCTACTCATCCTCGATGGACTCCTGGCTCTATGTTGGTGATCTACCATCTCCTATAGCATTAGCTGCCACTGTGTCACTGTCTCTAACAGAGTGCTTTGTGATTGGGGGGTGGAACAAAGAAGGACAATCAACTTTGTATAAAATTAGAATCACAGCAAATATTTCTTGA
- the LOC135334268 gene encoding probable serine/threonine-protein kinase drkD — MAVNPQAFEQFTLRQIRITENELGHGSYAVVMELEYRGLKCAGKKLYRVLYETGIGHAARRYLEECHLLSQTRHPNIVQFLGVCFEEGSQFPILVMEFLPTNLTSCLERYGILPDEINFSILHDVSLGLVYLHGQTPVIVHRDLSANNVLLSTNMTAKISDLGVARILNLTPLQVSRMTETPGTPAYMPPEVMVANPHYNTSVDVFSFGIMMIHTFTAEWPLPSIGQTRIDPVNPDRLIPVTEAERREEFLRKIPPDHPLMDLIMRCLSNNPQRRPRAAEIVGRTVGVVLEHPPSFENRVEMLQRVSALLTENRELEEEFVRKDLAIQEKAGENEALAEEKRRQEEESENTVERMQLVHSVEAEQHQAIIENLKGQLIFNQDMMAKLETQYIQLTEEVEQQIAHKDLMLASKDSYLQKKEATIQSLNDQLTKTRDYLTSKPQSLQVQLSYSQCSEAPVEMYGGLAVTINGKVYYGGGNCDDNDGIYCVHCYDPPQDVWLTLPRLPVHYFGLGEVKGELVAVGGVDSSRSISNVVHVFDKGRNWKRTIPPMPTARYSAAFVSLPTHLVVAGGLLDSGDYTDNVEIYNISTSQWSETDRLPYACFGPRGIVYNNTVYLMGGRVGKNLNKVCAAQVDKLISADRQDDGSANKADSVWNTLSNTPSYQPSPVTISDTLFAVIGKDSENKTTQKIYAYSSSMDSWLYIGDLPSPIAYAATVSLSPTECLVIGGLNNECERQSTVHKIKSATTIS, encoded by the exons ATGGCTGTAAATCCACAAGCTTTCGAGCAGTTCACTCTGAGACAAATTCGCATCACTGAGAATGAGTTGGGACATGGTTCTTAcgctgttgtcatggagctAGAGTATCGAGGACTGAAATGTGCCGGCAAGAAGCTTTACCGAGTTCTCTACGAGACTGGAATCgggcatgcagcacgaaggtatctggaggagtgtcacctgctcagtcaaactaggcaccccaacattgtccagtttctgggagtctgttttgaggaaggctctcagttccccatcctagtcatggaattcctccccaccaacttgaccagctgtctcgagcgctacggtattctccccgatgagatcaacttctccatcctccatgatgtctcactgggcctggtctacctccatggccaaacaccagtcattgtgcacagagacctcTCAGCCAACAATGTCCTCTTGTCCACCAATATGACGGCCAAGATATCCGATCTGGGAGTTGCTCGAATATTGAACCTCACCCCCCTTCAAGTGAGTCGAATGACGGAGACCCCTGGCACCCCAGCGTACATGCCCCCTGAAGTGATGGTTGCCAACCCCCACTACAACACCAGTGTGGATGTGTTCTCCTTTGGaatcatgatgattcacaCCTTCACAGCAGAGTGGCCACTACCAAGTATCGGCCAGACACGAATCGATCCTGTTAATCCTGACAGACTGATACCAGTGACAGAAGCTGAACGACGTGAAGAGTTTCTTCGGAAGATTCCAccagaccaccctctgatGGACCTCATCATGCGTTGTCTCAGCAACAACCCTCAGCGAAGGCCTAGAGCAGCGGAGATAGTGGGTCGGACGGTTGGTGTGGTACTTGAACACCCTCCctcctttgagaacagagtggaGATGCTCCAGCGAGTGAGTGCTCTACTGACAGAGAATagggagcttgaggaggagTTTGTGAGGAAGGACTTGGCAATCCAGGAGAAAGCAGGAGAGAATGAGGCACTGGCGGAGGAAAAAAGACGACAAGAGGAAGAAAGTGAAAACACTGTCGAGCGTATGCAGTTGGTGCACTCTGTTGAAGCCGAACAACATCAAGCTATCATTGAAAATCTTAAAGGCCAGTTGATTTTCAATCAGGACATGATGGCTAAACTAGAAACTCAATATATACAACTCACTGAAGAGGTGGAGCAACAAATTGCTCACAAAGATTTGATGCTTGCCTCTAAGGATTCTTACCTTCAGAAGAAGGAAGCCACCATTCAGAGTTTAAACGACCAGCTCACCAAAACCAGAGACTACCTGACCAGCAAACCACAG TCCCTACAGGTTCAGTTATCCTACAGTCAGTGCTCTGAGGCTCCAGTAGAGATGTATGGTGGACTAGCGGTAACCATCAATGGCAAGGTCTACTATGGTGGAGGAAACTGTGATGACAATGATGGCATATACTGTGTCCACTGTTACGATCCGCCACAAGATGTCTGGTTAACTCTGCCTAGACTTCCTGTACACTATTTTGGTCTAggggaggtcaaaggtgaactgGTAGCAGTTGGCGGTGTGGATTCATCCCGCTCTATATCCAATGTAGTACATGTGTTTGACAAAGGAAGAAACTGGAAACGGACGATCCCACCCATGCCCACAGCGAGGTATTCAGCAGCATTTGTTAGTCTCCCAACACATCTGGTCGTAGCAGGAGGTCTGTTAGACTCTGGTGACTACACTGATAATGTTGAGATCTACAACATCAGCACCTCCCAGTGGagcgagacagacagactaccgtATGCTTGTTTTGGCCCAAGAGGAATTGTctacaacaacacagtgtacctaATGGGGGGACGTGTTGGCAAGAATCTAAACAAGGTGTGTGCTGCTCAAGTCGACAAGCTCATCTCAGCAGACCGACAGGATGATGGGAGTGCCAACAAAGCTGACTCTGTCTGGAATACACTATCCAACACACCGTCTTACCAGCCCTCCCCTGTAACGATATCCGACACCCTCTTTGCTGTTATTGGAAAGGATAGTGAAAATAAAACCACTCAAAAGATCTACGCCTACTCATCCTCGATGGACTCCTGGCTCTACATTGGTGATCTACCATCTCCTATAGCATACGCTGCCactgtgtcactgtctccaacaGAGTGCCTTGTGATCGGGGGACTGAACAATGAATGTGAAAGACAATCAACTGTGCATAAAATTAAAAGTGCAACAACCATTTCTTGA
- the LOC135333039 gene encoding CWF19-like protein 1: MFAECRGSLKRRLGLTSSLRRALDSAHRKQKRQQDRGPPAKRRPPPQPRGPCWFCLGGKEVEKHLVVSIGDHTYLALSKGGMVPEHVLVPLIGHYAASTDAPPEVLEELGKFKSALRKYFNSKDQSCVIFERNYKSQHFQLQVIPGTEIPSDALRQALIDYGRSMGVWLDTVPTTLREFDDGGNVFTRPFSHQLTQTNTTRSLNIGYLLL, encoded by the exons ATGTTTGctgag TGCAGAGGGAGTctcaagaggaggctgggcctAACTTCTTCTTTGCGGAGGGCTCTTGATTCAGCTCATCGCAAACAGAAGAGACAACAGGACAGAGGACCCCCTGCAAAGAGACGACCCCCTCCCCAGCCCAGGGGGCCGTGCTGGTTCTGTCTGGGGGGCAAGGAGGTGGAGAAACATCTCGTGGTCTCCATCGGAGatcat ACGTACCTGGCTTTATCCAAGGGTGGGATGGTACCAGAGCATGTGCTGGTCCCACTCATCGGTCACTATGCAGCCTCCACTGACGCACCACCA GAGGTTTTGGAGGAGCTTGGAAAGTTCAAGAGTGCTCTGAGGAAGTACTTCAACAGCAAAGATCAGTCGTGTGTCATCTTtgagagaaactacaaatcacAACATTTTCAACTACAG GTTATTCCAGGGACCGAGATtccatctgatgctctgagacAAGCCCTTATAGATTATGGGCGGagtatgggggtgtggcttgatACTGTGCCCACCACCCTCagag AGTTTGATGATGGGGGAAATGTGTTCACAAGACCATTTTCTCACCAACTCACGCAGACAAACACAACCAGATCACTGAATATAGGTTATCT
- the LOC135334279 gene encoding CWF19-like protein 1, with translation MSSMDEKELTQQPPTATNCPYTELVKSLRESQEEAGPNFLFDQRALDSAHRKQKRRQDGGPPEKRRPPPQPRGPCWFCLGGKEVEKHLVVSIGDHTYLALSKGGMVPEHVLVLPIGHYAASTDAPPVSSCAVCTTAVCV, from the exons ATGAGCTCCATGGACGAGaaagagctgactcagcaaccacCCACTGCCACCAACTGTCCCTACACTGAACTAGTCAAATCTTTG AGGGAGTctcaagaggaggctgggcctAACTTCTTATTTGACCAGAGGGCTCTTGATTCAGCTCATCGCAAACAGAAGAGACGACAGGACGGAGGACCCCCTGAAAAGAGACGACCCCCTCCCCAGCCCAGGGGGCCGTGCTGGTTCTGTCTGGGGGGCAAGGAGGTGGAGAAACATCTCGTGGTCTCCATCggagatcat ACCTACCTGGCTTTATCCAAGGGTGGGATGGTACCAgagcatgtgctggtcctaCCCATCGGTCACTATGCAGCCTCCACTGACGCACCACCAGTGAgttcatgtgctgtgtgtaccactgctgtgtgtgtatag
- the LOC135333091 gene encoding dnaJ homolog subfamily C member 25-like yields MTAEMRRAYRHLALEYHPGKNKAEGSRERFQLISTTYEILKDEEERANYDYMLENPEQVYHHYYHYDLRLVTPQVDIRVVVGVAISVISLVQYLGWWHSYDTAITAALSECQGETSLQGISKQVRNLKDAFSSCWCATIRYREELAVEKGLLKEGQRRTQGRKVQGGEERKTALLDNAKYKKYKLMVDDIKWGKIAVLLFFTSVLAKRLYEENKTPLIDSIIGWQTTFLHDFTQWILEHGGWGAIKGAVSIDASEKAKERTENQRP; encoded by the exons ATGACG GCTGAGATGAGGAGAGCCTATCGACACCTGGCACTGGAGTACCATCCTGGCAAGAACAAG GCTGAGGGCTCTAGGGAGAGGTTCCAGCTCATCAGCACGACCTACGAGATACTGAAGGATGAGGAGGAGAGAGCAAACTATGACTACATGCTTGAGAACCCTG AGCAAGTGTACCATCACTACTATCACTACGATCTTCGTCTAGTGACCCCCCAGGTGGACATCCGAGTggttgtgggtgtggccatcaGCGTTATCTCTCTGGTCCAGTACCTCGGCTGGTGGCACTCGTACGATACAGCCATCACTGCAGCTCTCTCAGAATGCCAAGGTGAGACTAGTTTGCAAGGCATCTCAAAACAAGTTAGGAAcctaaaagatgcatttagtagctgttggtGTGCTACCATACG ATATCGTGAGGAGCTGGCAGTGGAGAAGGGGTTGTTGAAGGAGGGTCAGAGACGGACTCAAGGGAGGAA AGTACAAGGAGGAGAGGAAAGAAAGACGGCGCTGCTAGACAATGCCAAGTACAAGAAGTACAA GCTCATGGTAGACGACATCAAGTGGGGCAAGATTGCAGTGCTGCTGTTCTTCACGAGCGTACTAGCCAAACGATTGTATGAAGAGAACAAGACTCCCTTGATAGACAGTATCATTGGATGGCAGACGACATTTCTTCATGACTTCACTCAGTGGATTCTCGAGCATGGCGGTTGG GGTGCCATCAAGGGAGCAGTGAGTATTGATGCCTCTGAGAAAGCCAAAGAGAGAACTGAAAACCAAAGAC cttgA
- the LOC135333090 gene encoding CWF19-like protein 1, which translates to MQNLPRNAIPNIISGSFFSSDCQEEWSKYREGVETVPLPTFILGPCWTEHGQFYGDLSRDGGELCPNVTCLGQRGVYSTSSGLRVAYLSGSYQGRTYQHQDNGDNLLRPYFTDSDVSWLEGQCSGEGYRGVDILLTSDWPGAVNKFTVAPDGLDLSAVGAKPLSKLAMCLKPCYHFAALHQTFYERIPYSNTSTTFDANCIVLHFMQESQNPPRQATSCDTVLSFGSSGKSRQEEKIPVCILCHTHELHGRERADSAPPTATNCPYTELVKSLRESQEEAGPNFFFDQRALHSAHRKQKRRQDRGPPEKRRSPPQPRGPCWFCLGGKEAEKHLVVSIGDHTYLALSKGGMVPEHVLVLPIGHYAASTDAPPEVLEELGKFKSALRKYFNSKDQSCVIFERNYESQHL; encoded by the exons ATGCAAAATTTACCCAGGAATGCAATACCTAATATAATTAGTGGAtctttctttagctctgactgcCAGGAGGAGTGGAGCAAGTATCGGGAGGGGGTGGAAACAG tgcctctACCGACGTTCATCCTTGGCCCGTGTTGGACTGAGCATGGCCAGTTCTATGGAGACTTGTCACGTGATGGAGGAGAGCTTTGCCCCAATGTCACATGTctag GTCAGCGTGGAGTGTACAGTACGTCCAGTGGTCTGAGGGTGGCCTATCTCAGTGGGAGCTACCAGGGGAGGACCTATCAGCATCAAGACAATGGAGATAATCTATTG CGACCATATTTCACTGACTCTGATGTGTCCTGGCTGGAGGGTCAGTGCAGTGGAGAGGGCTACCGTGGAGTGGACATTCTCCTCACCTCTGATTGGCCCGGGGCAGTGAACAAGTTCACAGTGGCTCCT GACGGACTGGACCTGAGTGCAGTGGGGGCAAAGCCTCTGAGTAAACTGGCCATGTGTCTCAAGCCATGCTACCATTTTGCAGCTCTACACCAAACCTTCTATGAGAGAATAccgtacag TAATACCTCCACAACTTTTGATGCTAACTGTATTGTGCTTCATTTCATGCAGGAATCACAAAATCCTCCAAGGCAAGCCACATCATGTGACACGGTTCTTAGCTTTGGCTCAAGTGGGAAATCCAGACAAGAAGAAAAGA TACCTGTATGCATTCTCTGTCACACCCATGAGCTCCATGGACGAGaaagagctgactcagcaccaCCCACTGCCACCAACTGTCCCTACACTGAACTAGTCAAATCTTTG AGGGAGTctcaagaggaggctgggcctAACTTCTTCTTTGACCAGAGGGCTCTTCATTCAGCTCATCGCAAACAGAAGAGACGACAAGACAGAGGACCCCCTGAAAAGAGACGATCCCCTCCCCAGCCCAGGGGGCCGTGCTGGTTCTGTCTGGGGGGCAAGGAGGCGGAGAAACATCTCGTGGTCTCCATCggagatcat ACATACCTGGCTTTATCCAAGGGTGGGATGGTACCAgagcatgtgctggtcctaCCCATCGGTCACTATGCAGCCTCCACTGACGCACCACCA GAGGTTTTGGAGGAGCTTGGAAAGTTTAAGAGTGCTCTGAGGAAGTACTTCAACAGCAAAGATCAGTCATGTGTCATCTTCGAGAGAAACTACGAATCACAACATCTTTAA